The genomic interval aaaagagaaGTGTGTATACATgataacatgaatgatatttataaggaAGATATCGAAAATAAGATAATATTGGAGAGAAACGATTTATGGAGGAcgtctaaagaaaaaaaaaatcattacttATATAAAAACTGTTAAGTCGTGCAAGTAAATTCTCAATTGATTCAAATCGTAGGatagaagttttatttttttcttaaaaaaaatattctcaacCGATTCAAATCGTGGGatagaagttttattttttttctttaaaaaaaaaaaagtgcacCGTGATGTGGTTATTTCTATTAACcattactttcaaaaaaattgtctcaaatgtaattgattgtattttatttttaattcattttttttaagtgacatatcaaaTAGTGATGtaatgaaaattttgtttttttcttttaaagaaatcTGAACAATTAAGTGATTATTTTATTAAccattacttaaaaaaaaaactataattgattgtattttatttttaatttagtattcttattttttaattgattattaaattCTCAACGAACTCAATGTCAAATCGTGATCTAatgaaagttttatttattttttttttaaattttgcaagtagttatttatattaatagaaAGTTTATATTTGTCCAACACTTTATTTGATTGACATGTGTCAAAATTGCCAAAATATCATGTTTGCTTTgttacattatatatatatatatatatatatatatatatatatatatatatatatNNNNNNNNNNNNNNNNNNNNNNNNNNNNNNNNNNNNNNNNNNNNNNNNNNNNNNNNNNNNNNNNNNNNNNNNNNNNNNNNNNNNNNNNNNNNNNNNNNNNNNNNNNNNNNNNNNNNNNNNNNNNNNNNNNNNNNNNNNNNNNNNNNNNNNNNNNNNNNNNNNNNNNNNNNNNNNNNNNNNNNNNNNNNNNNNNNNNNNNNNNNNNNNNNNNNNNNNNNNNNNNNNNNNNNNNNNNNNNNNNNNNNNNNNNNNNNNNNNNNNNNNNNNNNNNNNNNNNNNNNNNNNNNNNNNNNNNNNNNNNNNNNNNNNNNNNNNNNNNNNNNNNNNNNNNNNNNNNNNNNNNNNNNNNNNNNNNNNNNNNNNNNNNNNNNNNNNNNNNNNNNNNNNNNNNNNNNNNNNNNNNtatatatatatatatatatatatatatatatatatatatatatatatataattattttaaaaaataactagtgtctaaatatttactttttataaaaataaataaaactatattaaaaattaaaaataatattatttcaaaataatgatttttattaatgtgaaagcatttgaaatatattgtACCCAAGATGTATAGAAAGTCAAAACTACAACGGCTCCTAAACTATTTGCTTACCTCAATTACAGCTATACTCGTTAGCAAGGTGTTAAATAATCGATTATGATTCTTTTTGGTAAGATtattaaatacaaaaacaattattataaatttatataaaaaaatcataatcctAAAATAAATATCCATTAATGGTGTAATAAAGTGGGCGGTGTGGTGAGTGAGTCGCTGATAGATGTGAATGATTGGAGTAATATCCGTTACGTTTCCATATTAATATTACACACTCTTGCTTCATTGCTCAACTGCGCCTGCGACTCAACTAGCAAAGAGGGAAAGCGCCGCAACCGCATGGAGCTCGATTCAACTGCATCCGGTGAAGACACCTCAAACACGAGCTGCACCTTCTGCTGCTTCGGTTCCCGTCGTTCCACCACCGCCGACTTACCATGGTGGGACCGCATGCGATCTTGGTCAGCACCTCGCTCCGAAGCGCAACCGATAACCGGAACTGCCGGTGACCACTGGTGTTCGCGTGGGTTCATGAGAGTCCGCGAGTGGTCGGAAATTGCGGCGGGACCACGCTGGAAAACTTTTATTAGGCGGTTCAACCGGAACAGAAGTGGAGGTTTTCGGCATGCGGGGAAATACCAATACGATCCTTTGAGTTACTCCTTGAACTTTGACGAGGGTCCGGGACAGAACGGGGATTTCGAAGATGACTCTCCTGACGGATTTAGGAATTTTTCCGCCCGTTATGTCGCTGCTACTCCTTTAAAATCCGTTTCGACTGATTTAGAACAGAACGTCGTCGTTTCAAGCTAAGAATGGTGAACTTTTAGAGTTTAAGACTATCTTTGGGTTGATGGAATACGGTggaatgaaattattttttgaagaagaattatCATTATGCAGGGACGGGTGTGTGTATCTGTATATTCTACTAGTACAATTTCAGCtgttcattttataaaatttattgaagaTATTTTTTTGGCAGGAGTTTTTATTTACGAattgtagttttattttttcctgTTTCGGTTTCCAGAATGTAATTTTTCAGCATCAATTTTCATAATATTCTTTAAATCTTGCTGCGAAACTCAAACACAATGGCGTATGAGGGTGAGAGAGATCTCGAATCTGCGTTTCGGAATATTAAATGTCTGTGTAGCTGGGACTTAgaatattcttatttatttatttatattttgatatcatGTTCGgcatataattttgtttctgtTCATTAAAATGCATATAAATTTTCATAATCACTATCATGCTTAATTTTAATAGTTTGGTGGCGTGCGCGTCATGGTGTATTATTGATAATCACTAGGGGGGGTTTTTCTGTATTATTTATTTGGATTTAGGATTGAGTTGGCAAATGCAGAAAACAGTGTGTACGTGTAACGTAGACCATTTTatggatgataattaattaattaatttattattattgaacaAAAACTATTAGGGTTCTTTTTGTTTCGCTTTTCTTCCAATATCTATCCGTTTTGCTCCTACTCTATCTTTTCGTTTTGAAATTATTGATGTCATTTTCATGAGTTAAAAATTGTTGGGTGATGAACCAAGTGAACACGCTTTTTGGTTGTGACTTGGGGCAAATGGGATAGATATGCTTTACTTGGAAACACGATCGAACAACTTGCGTCATTCTTTATAAGGGTGCGGCATTGACATGTACTAggtaaattttctttattttcttatcaagtttggtttcttggatttgaatttgtttatgTCAAGTTAATACTAtgcttttaatttattaaattggaAGTAAATAAACAAATGATACAGAACTAGAACTGTAATAgccaaaatataataataaacacAACTTTTAAAAGAGCAAAGTACAAACTAATAATTTGTCTTTTGGTAAAAGAAATTATCAGATCAGTGAGAATTGTGTAAAATCGTTTGGTAGTTCATTGTCATACCCAATATGAAATAGTTTGGTAGTTCAGTGAGAAATTATCCTTGCTGTTTCAGTATGAGTAAACAAAATGAGACTTTATCTTCATAGACTATCTGTCCAATATGAAATAGTCCTTCTTGTCCTGTATCGTTGAAAGAAAATTTGTATAATGGGTGGTACTTACCTAAGTTCAAAGACTGTTTCAGTTATTCAATTGTTTAGCTGAAAGCAAGTTTGTCTCACTATGTGAGGCATGTACTCATGTAAAAAGCACAAATGCCATTGCAGGGATGCAGACAGTGATAAATTATAAGCTTTGGAAAATATAATGCTACCAGTATAAGAGACACTCTTGCTAATTGAAATTACAGCCAATCATCTAATTTTTTACCACTTTATTCTTGACCGTAATCTGCTTGAAACTAACAAGAATTAGAGTTAGTTCAAATTAACCAATACTTCCTGAAAGAAGTTTGAGTCTTTTTACCCCAATGATCTGACATATAAGATCTATTAGTTTAGAGAATCTGTGCTCAATCCAAGTATATAATGGACGCAAAGTTTGCCATGAAATTGACATGTGGTGGATGGAGAGGTTGAAACGTGGTGCAACTTGGATAATCGAACTGTGTTTTATTAATAGTATCTGATATGGTATGGTATGGTATGGTATGATGGCTATACTCTCGATCATGAGTCAAAAGATACAGATTTTTCGTCTTCGTCTCTTAATGCATTTGTGATCAGTGCCACTTGACTCATACT from Cicer arietinum cultivar CDC Frontier isolate Library 1 chromosome 5, Cicar.CDCFrontier_v2.0, whole genome shotgun sequence carries:
- the LOC101503959 gene encoding uncharacterized protein, whose protein sequence is MELDSTASGEDTSNTSCTFCCFGSRRSTTADLPWWDRMRSWSAPRSEAQPITGTAGDHWCSRGFMRVREWSEIAAGPRWKTFIRRFNRNRSGGFRHAGKYQYDPLSYSLNFDEGPGQNGDFEDDSPDGFRNFSARYVAATPLKSVSTDLEQNVVVSS